Proteins encoded together in one Prunus dulcis chromosome 3, ALMONDv2, whole genome shotgun sequence window:
- the LOC117622764 gene encoding probable inactive receptor kinase At2g26730, with amino-acid sequence MNKISIWVSFISFFLFLHSSTSVKDEVKNSLIIFLAKVSNNGVQPGLTWGWNTSSDPCKDQWQNVICDSQNDSVSKLFLNGKNLTGTLDAALLCNVRSLAASLTILALDDNNIGGQISAEIANCDQLTRLTVSSNQLSGNLPESLAALNNLKRLDISNNKFSGELPKLSRISGLTAFLAQDNQLTGQIPNFDFSNFDTFNVSNNNFQGQIPNVNGFLTASSFLGNPGLCGDPLPNKCSSSSTTADENSNTKKGISKNQMFIYMGYGVLALVCLVLVVLRICSKKKSKDQVDSVNKVAAVDESASKLSAASSEYKGGLSKSQYSVTFSADESAAMVSSSLVVLTSPVVNGLKFEDLLKAPAELLGRGKYGSLYKVIFENGMVLVVKRIKDWALSSNDFKQRMERLYQAKHPYVLPALAFYCSKQEKLLVYEYQQNGSLFRLIHGSHRGQAFDWTSRLSAAASIAEALTFMHQELRAEGIAHGNLKSSNILLNKNMEPCISEYGLMEINDQDNFMPGKASGAKASSTFKGDVYGFGVILLELLTGKLVQHNGVDLTVWVHSVVREEWTAEVFDRSLMSEYASEERMVNLLQVAIKCVNRSAEARPSMNQVALMINAIREEEERSTVYDPQSMSLL; translated from the exons atgaacaaaatttcCATCTGGGTGAGCTTCATTtcattctttctcttcctccacAGTTCAACTTCTGTGAAGGATGAGGTTAAGAATTCACTTATCATCTTCCTTGCTAAGGTTTCTAACAATGGTGTTCAACCTGGCCTCACTTGGGGTTGGAACACTTCCTCTGATCCTTGCAAGGACCAGTGGCAGAATGTAATTTGTGATTCTCAAAACGATTCTGTCTCAAAGCTGTTTCTAAATGGCAAAAACCTCACCGGCACGCTTGATGCTGCTTTGCTCTGCAACGTCAGATCTCTTGCTGCCTCTCTTACCATCCTTGCCCTTGACGACAACAACATTGGTGGACAAATTTCAGCTGAGATTGCAAACTGTGATCAGCTAACTCGCTTGACTGTAAGCAGCAACCAGCTTTCAGGAAACCTTCCTGAGTCGCTTGCTGCGTTGAATAACCTGAAAAGGCTTGACATCTCCAACAACAAGTTCTCTGGTGAGTTACCAAAGTTGTCTCGGATTTCAGGCCTCACAGCCTTCCTTGCTCAAGATAATCAGCTTACCGGGCAGATACCAAATTTCGACTTCTCCAACTTTGACACATTCAATGTCTCCAACAATAACTTCCAAGGTCAAATTCCGAACGTGAATGGCTTTCTCACTGCAAGCAGCTTCCTTGGTAATCCTGGATTATGTGGAGATCCATTGCCAAACAAGTGTTCATCTTCCTCCACGACAGCGGATGAGAACTCAAACACAAAAAAGGGTATCTCAAAAAATCAAATGTTTATATACATGGGGTATGGTGTGTTGGCCTTGGTTTGTCTTGTGTTAGTAGTTCTCAGGATATgtagcaaaaagaaaagcaaagatCAGGTTGATTCAGTGAACAAAGTAGCAGCAGTTGATGAAAGTGCCAGCAAACTCAGTGCTGCGTCAAGTGAGTACAAAGGAGGTTTGAGTAAGTCACAATATTCGGTCACGTTTTCAGCTGATGAGAGTGCAGCTATGGTTTCCTCCTCACTCGTAGTCCTTACAAGCCCTGTGGTCAATGGGTTGAAATTTGAGGACTTGCTCAAAGCCCCTGCTGAGTTGCTTGGAAGAGGCAAGTATGGTAGCCTCTACAAGGTCATCTTTGAGAATGGGATGGTCCTGGTTGTGAAAAGGATTAAAGATTGGGCGCTTTCAAGCAACGATTTTAAGCAGAGGATGGAGAGGTTGTACCAAGCAAAGCATCCTTATGTGTTGCCGGCCCTTGCCTTTTACTGTTCCAAACAAGAGAAGCTTCTGGTCTATGAATATCAGCAGAATGGGAGCCTATTCAGGCTCATCCACG GAAGCCATAGGGGCCAAGCATTTGACTGGACCAGCAGGCTTTCAGCTGCTGCTAGCATTGCAGAAGCATTAACTTTCATGCATCAGGAACTTCGAGCGGAAGGGATTGCTCATGGAAACTTAAAATCTTCCAACATCTTGCTGAACAAGAACATGGAGCCCTGCATAAGCGAATATGGCCTCATGGAAATCAACGATCAAGATAACTTCATGCCGGGCAAGGCTTCCGGGGCCAAGGCCTCCAGCACCTTTAAGGGAGACGTTTATGGGTTTGGAGTGATCCTTCTTGAGCTCCTTACAGGCAAACTTGTGCAGCATAATGGGGTTGATTTGACAGTTTGGGTTCATTCCGTAGTTCGAGAGGAATGGACTGCAGAAGTGTTTGACAGGTCCTTAATGTCAGAATATGCAAGCGAGGAGAGGATGGTGAACTTGCTTCAGGTAGCTATAAAGTGTGTGAACCGTTCTGCAGAGGCTAGGCCGAGCATGAACCAAGTTGCCCTAATGATCAACGCCataagagaggaagaagagagatcCACAGTCTATGATCCGCAGTCTATGAGCCTACTTTGA